The Phaseolus vulgaris cultivar G19833 chromosome 10, P. vulgaris v2.0, whole genome shotgun sequence DNA window TTCTTGCAGGTATTCTTGCTTCAATTTTCAGGCCTGCTCTTTGTGGATGTCATTTGGGGTGTATGTAACGGGGGTGCTATTTCAGACAGCTGCTTTTGTCTGCTTTTTGCTCATTTCTCATGGTTACTGCATCATGTGTGAGCGTCTTTCTTTATATGAACGCCGTTCAACTGCCGCACTTGCATGTATCTTTTACTTGACTCTGATTGGGTACAAGGCTTGTGTGCCATACTTTTCTGTAAGTTTCTTATCTGGTCTAATATAATGCAGTTAAATTGGTAAAACTGTTATGCTTGTGATTTATAAGAAGCATGCGTGATTCTTTGATGCTAATTCATAATTTCATCAAATGTGCAGGCTCTTTTgctattaaattattttgttacaTTCTATATAATATTCCACCATATATCCCAAAACCTACTAGTGTTGCGAGAACAATTGAGCCTTATAGAAAATGAAGATATTCAACCAATGTATGATGCCGTGTATAAAAAGTACACAATATTCAAGTAAGTGCCACACATCTGAGAAATGTGCATGTGTAATTTCTTCCCATTtgcatagatatatctacccatgCAAAAAAGAATTCATACTTAATAGTTGACATATTTTCCATCGAGCAGGAAATTTCAGGGTGCAATGCAGATAGTAGCTACAGCAGAAACTGTGGTATTATACTTGGGTTTCTCTTTATAAACTTACACAGtgatatatatagatatagatatatttCTAACTTTAACAATCTCATCAATTTTAGATATATATGAACATGAATGACTCTTCAGAGAATTACTGGCTTCGTTTATTGCTCAGGGAATGGGCACAATTCTGCATCTTTGTGTACATTGGGTATGCATATCTGTTTTCCTGTGCAAGTACACTTGAATTATCGAACTTTATAAAAATGTATCCAAAAAAAGCCACCCAGTATGATTTTACTCCAAGTATAAGATCCTTTTTATAGCTATTAATCTATTCCTTTACATACAGATGGATTTTCAGGTCACAAGATTTGGCACCAAACTTCTCTGTTATGCCCATCACTAAGTGTAAAGGCGATACTCTGGTTCCTCCCATCTATAGTATTGTAAGTTTTTCATCTTCACAAGTAGATCAAGATTCCAAACGACATGGATTATTTTAGTTGTACTGGAATGTTTTCACTACATAGGAATACGAAACAGTCAAAGTGTATTAGTAAGAAATCAGGATTTTGATGaggttattttttttgctttttaccaaaatggggtctgtttaaaaaaaattacaagtttaggcaagtcgtgtcaattcagcacgacttcatatgcacaaatcgtcccaattagacACGACTTTGTCCTGTCATACTGatgtcgtgccaacttgacacgacttgtctaaatttgtaattttttttaaacggatcccattttgataaaaagcaaaaaaaaaaaaacccccTTATAGTCAAAAACCCAAGAAATCAGTTGTAAATGATGTTTATAGTCTAGCACCGCTTAGGATTGCAGCTCATACTTGTTATTGTATCAAGTCTTGCCCTTTGGACGACAAGGATCCCACTCcccaatatataaattataccTTTAACGTACTTATTTAGATAAGTTTACTCTGTTTTCTATATAAGGTAGGGTGGAAAAGAATTAGAGAGAAAACAGAAGCTTGAAATTTGATCCAAAGGAAAGATGATGTTTGGTTGGAGAATAGATAT harbors:
- the LOC137819424 gene encoding uncharacterized protein isoform X2 — translated: MLSFLFWYSCFNFQACSLWMSFGVYVTGVLFQTAAFVCFLLISHGYCIMCERLSLYERRSTAALACIFYLTLIGYKACVPYFSALLLLNYFVTFYIIFHHISQNLLVLREQLSLIENEDIQPMYDAVYKKYTIFKKFQGAMQIVATAETVIYMNMNDSSENYWLRLLLREWAQFCIFVYIGWIFRSQDLAPNFSVMPITKCKGDTLVPPIYSIEMDAVTFKEFSSHEWHIGVPTSASHVESSTNDVFVIIQHPRAQRLRKLDTFSHSALNTNSSPRRNVTNTAT
- the LOC137819424 gene encoding uncharacterized protein isoform X1, whose amino-acid sequence is MVRSSDGYGVGVDESYRSLPWLYLMFLSIWFVSACSWTVYTYKTRHTQWNNLQWTLASVPLIKALQLMLSFLFWYSCFNFQACSLWMSFGVYVTGVLFQTAAFVCFLLISHGYCIMCERLSLYERRSTAALACIFYLTLIGYKACVPYFSALLLLNYFVTFYIIFHHISQNLLVLREQLSLIENEDIQPMYDAVYKKYTIFKKFQGAMQIVATAETVIYMNMNDSSENYWLRLLLREWAQFCIFVYIGWIFRSQDLAPNFSVMPITKCKGDTLVPPIYSIEMDAVTFKEFSSHEWHIGVPTSASHVESSTNDVFVIIQHPRAQRLRKLDTFSHSALNTNSSPRRNVTNTAT